ACAATTTAATCAAACATGTTTAACAATCTGACGATATACGTCTATATCTAATCTTAATATAACAAACAAACTTTTcgtattttcaattttttatagtTATCATATTTACCTGAAACCAAACATTCGGACGTCACACTCAGGTCTTTTTCCCAAATTCACATCGGATTGTTTGATATGACGACAAGAAGCCAAGAATGGGACATTAGCCATTTCCAAACCCCCCAACTTTAAACCAATTTTTCCGCCAACAAATATATCATACATCACTTCCTTAGCTTGAATATCAGAGTTTAATTCTTCGACGGCATGTCTGTCCACGTCAGCATTCTTATTTTCCATCTTTATATGGTAATCTGTGTCATTTTGAGGTTTCTGAGAGAATTTATCGATACGATCTTCGCCTAATTTGATGCCTTGGCTGTTGACAAGAACATCAAGAGGGCTATACAACAATGTAAGCTTCTCGTTTTTGTTTGAAATCCTCAAAAGCAAAAATACAGTTGTAGATAATTTGTCGTGATGGTCAAGTTGTAATTTCGTTATGTTAAGTTGCCTAATGCATATGCTTGGCATTCCTGATTGGAGGAATGCCAAATATGATATTCCAACAAAGAGGAGGACTATGAGTATTGTGAAAATAATGATACATGTCCATGCACAAATCATAAACATACACGATCGCCCGGCCTTGTCGCGAAAATCCGGGGCCTCCAAGTCGCTAGCCTTTCCATTTTtgcttctgtttttgcttttgttGGTGGATTCGTCGTCGAAGGAGACACGGCGGGTCCTATGCGGCGGGGGCTTGTCAGCATCGGTCACCTGTCTATTGGCGCTACCCTGCCGCGACAAGCCCGCcatatctttaaaattttactttGTAACCCACCCACCTTGATGTGGGTGAATTGAACAAAGGAATTGGTTAGGAAAATGTGAGTT
Above is a genomic segment from Arachis stenosperma cultivar V10309 chromosome 1, arast.V10309.gnm1.PFL2, whole genome shotgun sequence containing:
- the LOC130974824 gene encoding uncharacterized protein LOC130974824, which encodes MAGLSRQGSANRQVTDADKPPPHRTRRVSFDDESTNKSKNRSKNGKASDLEAPDFRDKAGRSCMFMICAWTCIIIFTILIVLLFVGISYLAFLQSGMPSICIRQLNITKLQLDHHDKLSTTVFLLLRISNKNEKLTLLYSPLDVLVNSQGIKLGEDRIDKFSQKPQNDTDYHIKMENKNADVDRHAVEELNSDIQAKEVMYDIFVGGKIGLKLGGLEMANVPFLASCRHIKQSDVNLGKRPECDVRMFGFR